A stretch of the Chlorobiota bacterium genome encodes the following:
- a CDS encoding type I restriction endonuclease subunit R: protein MKFTEASLEKAFTELLGQEGFPHHLGITITRKPDEVLIEEDLQTFLLTQYAGQGITVNEIKSIILQLKSLSASDLYESNKTFLKMLSDGFILKREDRNQKDIYIQLINYAGLNKHRQPEADQLISIAAEPEEVYPADTNIYKFVNQLEIIGSEKRIPDGIVYINGLPLVVFEFKSAIREEATIYDAFKQLTVRYRRDIPELFKYNAFCVISDGVNNKSGSFFAPYEFFYGWRRVAGLAKEVDGIDSMFTLIQGMFHKNRLRDIIRNFIYIPDSSKKNEKIVCRYPQYYAARALYDNIKKAQKPNGNGKGGTYFGATGCGKSFTMLYLTRLLMKSEYFESPTIVLITDRTDLDDQLSGQFTNAKNFIGDNTVVSVESRANLRELIQGRQSGGVFLTTIHKFTEDTQLLTDRPNVICISDEAHRSQVNLDQKVKVTEKGVTKTYGFAKYLHDSLPNATFVGFTGTPIDATLDVFGKVVDAYTMTESVKDEITVRIVYEGRAAKVLLNNSKLKEIEDYYAKCAEIGSNENQIEQSKKEMAQMYAIIGDPDRLKAVAEDFVNHYEKRVSEGSTVKGKAMFVCSTREIAYELYKNIIEIKPEWNEIRAAEEGAELTDKDKRELKPIERIKLIATRGQDDPKVMYDLLGTKDQRKELDRQFKNEKSNFKIAIVVDMWLTGFDVPFLDSIYIDKPIQRHNLIQTISRVNRKFEGKNKGLVVDYIGIKTQMNLALKQYSEGDKDNFEDIAESIIIVRNHLDLLAKLFHTFDNSKYFKGTTIQQLNTLNLAAEYVQQSKEFETRFMGLVKRLKAAYDICAGSEQLTQLERDYTHFYLAVRSIVFKLTKGNAPDTAQMNTKVREMIKEALQSEGVEEIFKLGDEAETEQDIFDEDYLAKIDKIKLPNTKIKLLQQLLAKVIAEIKKVNRVKGIDFTKKMQALVERYNDRDANDILRSEVYEEMASALTDLIWEVHKEFSAGDALGIDFEEKAFYDILKELCIKYDFKYPEDKMIDLAKAVKDLVDGQAKFPDWNKRDDIKSALKVGLILLLDEFGYPPVERDEVYVEIFEQAENFKKNQN from the coding sequence ATGAAATTTACAGAGGCAAGTTTAGAAAAGGCATTTACCGAATTGTTGGGGCAAGAAGGATTTCCCCACCACTTGGGCATTACGATAACTCGTAAGCCTGACGAAGTATTAATAGAAGAAGATTTACAAACCTTTCTTTTAACGCAATACGCTGGTCAAGGCATTACGGTAAATGAAATCAAATCTATTATTCTTCAACTCAAATCACTTTCTGCTTCTGACCTTTATGAAAGCAACAAAACATTTTTAAAAATGCTTTCTGACGGTTTTATTCTTAAACGAGAAGACCGTAATCAAAAGGATATTTACATTCAACTTATCAATTACGCAGGTTTAAATAAGCACCGCCAGCCCGAAGCAGACCAGTTAATTTCTATTGCAGCCGAACCCGAAGAAGTTTATCCTGCCGACACTAATATTTACAAATTCGTAAACCAGTTAGAAATTATTGGTTCAGAAAAACGTATTCCTGATGGCATTGTTTATATCAATGGTTTGCCTTTGGTGGTATTTGAATTTAAATCTGCCATTCGTGAAGAAGCCACTATTTATGATGCTTTCAAGCAATTAACTGTTCGTTACCGCAGAGACATTCCCGAACTGTTTAAATACAATGCTTTTTGTGTTATTAGCGATGGCGTAAACAACAAGTCAGGTTCATTCTTTGCTCCGTATGAGTTTTTCTATGGCTGGCGAAGAGTAGCAGGTTTGGCAAAAGAAGTGGACGGCATTGACAGTATGTTTACACTTATACAAGGAATGTTTCATAAAAACCGTTTGCGTGATATTATCCGCAACTTCATTTACATTCCTGATAGTTCTAAGAAAAACGAAAAAATAGTTTGTCGCTATCCGCAATACTATGCTGCAAGAGCATTGTATGACAATATCAAGAAAGCACAAAAGCCCAACGGAAATGGAAAGGGGGGAACATACTTTGGTGCTACTGGTTGCGGAAAGAGTTTTACTATGCTTTACTTGACAAGGTTGTTGATGAAAAGCGAATATTTTGAAAGCCCAACAATTGTTTTAATAACCGACCGCACCGATTTAGACGACCAACTTTCGGGACAATTTACCAATGCCAAAAACTTTATTGGTGACAATACAGTGGTGAGTGTTGAGAGCAGAGCCAACCTAAGAGAATTAATTCAAGGCAGACAAAGCGGAGGCGTTTTCTTAACCACAATTCACAAGTTTACAGAGGACACACAATTGCTTACTGATAGACCAAACGTGATTTGCATTTCTGACGAAGCACACAGAAGCCAAGTAAACCTTGACCAAAAAGTAAAAGTTACAGAGAAAGGCGTTACTAAAACATACGGCTTTGCTAAATATTTACACGATTCATTGCCCAATGCCACTTTTGTTGGCTTTACAGGAACGCCAATAGATGCAACGCTTGATGTGTTTGGAAAAGTTGTTGATGCTTACACAATGACTGAATCAGTGAAAGATGAAATCACTGTTCGAATTGTGTATGAAGGCAGAGCAGCAAAAGTGTTGTTGAATAATTCAAAACTCAAAGAGATTGAAGATTATTACGCAAAATGTGCCGAGATAGGAAGCAACGAAAATCAGATTGAACAAAGCAAAAAAGAAATGGCTCAGATGTATGCCATTATTGGCGACCCTGACCGTTTAAAAGCAGTTGCCGAAGATTTTGTAAACCATTATGAAAAAAGGGTTTCAGAAGGTTCAACCGTAAAAGGTAAAGCAATGTTTGTGTGTAGCACTCGTGAAATTGCGTATGAGTTGTATAAAAACATTATTGAAATAAAACCCGAATGGAACGAAATACGAGCAGCCGAAGAAGGTGCAGAACTTACAGACAAAGATAAACGAGAACTGAAACCTATTGAACGTATTAAACTCATTGCCACCAGAGGACAAGACGACCCGAAGGTAATGTATGATTTGTTGGGAACTAAAGACCAACGCAAAGAACTTGATAGACAATTCAAAAATGAAAAATCAAATTTCAAAATTGCAATTGTGGTTGATATGTGGCTCACAGGTTTTGATGTGCCGTTCTTGGACAGCATTTACATTGACAAACCAATTCAGCGACACAATTTAATTCAAACCATATCAAGAGTAAACCGCAAGTTTGAAGGAAAGAATAAAGGTTTGGTTGTGGATTATATCGGCATCAAAACGCAAATGAATTTGGCGTTGAAGCAATACAGCGAAGGCGACAAAGACAATTTTGAAGACATTGCAGAATCCATCATCATTGTAAGAAATCATTTAGACCTCTTGGCTAAACTGTTTCACACATTTGACAATTCAAAATATTTCAAAGGCACAACCATTCAGCAATTAAACACTTTGAATTTAGCAGCCGAATATGTGCAACAATCCAAAGAATTTGAAACCCGATTTATGGGCTTGGTAAAGCGACTGAAAGCCGCTTATGATATTTGTGCAGGAAGCGAACAATTAACGCAGTTAGAAAGAGATTACACACATTTCTATTTGGCTGTTCGTTCCATTGTTTTCAAACTCACCAAAGGCAATGCACCCGACACAGCACAGATGAATACCAAAGTTCGGGAAATGATAAAAGAAGCGTTGCAAAGTGAAGGAGTTGAAGAAATTTTCAAACTCGGTGATGAAGCAGAAACCGAACAAGACATTTTTGATGAAGATTATTTGGCTAAGATTGATAAAATCAAATTGCCGAATACAAAAATCAAATTGCTTCAACAATTATTGGCTAAAGTAATTGCAGAAATCAAAAAAGTAAACCGAGTAAAAGGAATTGACTTTACCAAAAAGATGCAAGCCTTGGTTGAACGCTACAACGACCGTGATGCAAACGACATTTTGAGAAGTGAAGTGTATGAAGAAATGGCTTCCGCTTTGACAGATTTGATTTGGGAAGTTCACAAAGAATTTTCGGCAGGAGATGCTTTAGGAATTGACTTTGAAGAAAAAGCATTTTACGACATACTCAAAGAACTCTGTATAAAATACGACTTCAAATATCCTGAAGACAAAATGATTGACCTTGCAAAAGCCGTGAAAGACTTGGTTGACGGGCAAGCCAAATTCCCTGACTGGAACAAACGAGATGACATCAAATCAGCATTAAAAGTTGGACTAATTCTCTTGCTTGACGAGTTTGGTTATCCACCAGTTGAGAGAGACGAAGTATATGTTGAGATTTTTGAACAAGCAGAAAACTTTAAGAAAAATCAGAACTAA
- a CDS encoding N-6 DNA methylase — MFKVKEKAIEVTLWEAANKLRGSVEPAEYKHVVLGLVFLKFASDKFEEHRTKLIAEGKEKYIEKPEFYNMSNVFFLEEISRWSYIVKKARQNDIALIIDTALHTIEKDNKALKGALPDNYFSRLGLDITKLASLISEIDSINTLKDKGQDLVGRVYEYFLKKFAIAEGKGKGEFYTPKTIVSLISEMIEPYKGIIYDPACGSGGMFVQSIKFIEAHHGNQKEVSIYGQEYTKTTYKLAKMNLAIRGISANLGEKDADTFADDQHKDLKADYIMANPPFNQKDWRGENELIDDPRWRGYDVPPKSNANYGWILNMVSKLSENGIAGFILANGALSGGGEEYKIRKKLIENNLVESILVLPQDMFYTTNISVTLWILNKNKKAHTRIIGDETRNYRNREKEILFMDLRQIGIPFEKKYIQFSEEDIIKITGSYHQWQCNEIENIPEFCYSATLEEVVKKDFSLVPSKYIEFVNRDEKIDFDEKMQTLKNEFADLLKAEAASKNDLLTVFKDLGYEIKL, encoded by the coding sequence ATGTTTAAGGTAAAAGAAAAAGCAATTGAAGTTACCCTTTGGGAAGCTGCAAATAAATTGAGAGGAAGCGTTGAGCCAGCCGAATATAAACACGTTGTATTAGGACTTGTATTCTTAAAGTTTGCAAGCGACAAGTTTGAAGAACACCGAACCAAATTGATTGCCGAAGGCAAAGAAAAGTATATTGAGAAGCCTGAGTTCTACAATATGAGCAATGTGTTTTTCTTGGAAGAAATTTCACGTTGGAGCTACATTGTTAAAAAGGCAAGACAAAATGATATTGCTTTAATAATTGATACAGCCTTGCATACTATTGAAAAAGACAACAAAGCTTTGAAAGGTGCATTGCCCGATAATTACTTTTCTCGTTTGGGTTTAGACATTACCAAACTGGCTTCTTTGATTAGCGAAATTGACAGCATCAATACACTCAAAGACAAAGGACAAGATTTGGTTGGGCGTGTGTATGAATACTTCTTGAAAAAGTTTGCGATTGCAGAAGGAAAAGGCAAAGGAGAATTCTATACGCCAAAGACAATTGTAAGCCTTATTTCAGAAATGATTGAGCCATACAAAGGAATTATCTATGACCCTGCTTGTGGTTCGGGAGGTATGTTTGTTCAATCCATTAAGTTTATTGAAGCACACCACGGAAACCAAAAAGAAGTTTCTATTTACGGACAGGAATACACCAAAACAACATACAAACTTGCAAAGATGAACCTTGCCATAAGAGGTATTTCTGCAAACCTTGGTGAAAAAGATGCCGACACATTTGCGGACGACCAACACAAAGACTTGAAAGCCGATTACATAATGGCAAACCCACCTTTTAACCAAAAAGACTGGCGAGGCGAAAATGAATTGATTGACGACCCACGTTGGAGAGGTTATGATGTGCCACCAAAAAGCAACGCCAACTATGGTTGGATTTTGAATATGGTTTCCAAACTTTCCGAAAACGGAATTGCTGGTTTTATATTGGCAAATGGTGCATTGAGTGGTGGTGGCGAAGAATATAAAATACGCAAAAAGCTGATTGAAAATAATTTGGTTGAATCGATTTTGGTATTACCACAAGATATGTTTTATACCACCAACATTAGTGTAACGCTTTGGATTTTGAATAAGAATAAAAAAGCTCATACAAGAATAATTGGTGATGAAACCCGCAATTACCGAAATAGAGAAAAGGAAATTCTATTTATGGATTTACGACAAATAGGAATTCCGTTTGAGAAAAAATATATTCAGTTTTCAGAAGAAGATATAATCAAGATTACAGGCTCTTACCACCAATGGCAATGCAATGAAATTGAAAACATTCCCGAGTTCTGCTATTCTGCAACTTTGGAAGAAGTAGTAAAAAAAGATTTTTCACTCGTGCCGAGCAAATACATTGAATTTGTAAACCGTGATGAGAAAATAGATTTTGATGAAAAAATGCAAACACTGAAAAACGAATTCGCGGATTTGCTGAAAGCCGAAGCAGCTTCAAAAAATGATTTACTAACCGTGTTTAAAGATTTGGGTTATGAAATCAAATTATAG
- the trpS gene encoding tryptophan--tRNA ligase: protein MTRVFSGIQPTGNAQLGNYIGAVKRWVELQKDKNKENIYCVVDLHAITVRQDPKVLRDKITETFALLLACGLNANDSNIFVQSDVKEHSELCWYLNCITPLGWLNKMTQFKDKSIKQESIDTGLLDYPVLMAADILLYDTDEVPVGDDQKQHVELTRNIAERFNHIFGETFVIPKPIIATNGARIMGLDNPLNKMSKSNEHVKGHSITLLQSEDEILTTFKRAQTDSFNEILFSDDKDRAGVNNLLQIFSSISGLDKNETINYFSKARGYGDLKIAVAELVIKEFKPIKEKFNLIINDKSELEKLRKFGAEKASEIAHKKILNVRSCMGFA, encoded by the coding sequence ATGACAAGAGTATTTAGTGGCATCCAACCTACTGGAAACGCTCAACTTGGTAATTACATTGGTGCTGTAAAAAGGTGGGTTGAATTACAGAAAGATAAAAATAAAGAAAATATTTATTGTGTTGTTGATTTGCATGCAATTACTGTTAGACAAGATCCAAAAGTTTTAAGAGATAAAATTACAGAGACTTTTGCTTTATTGTTAGCTTGTGGATTAAACGCAAATGATTCTAATATTTTCGTTCAAAGTGATGTAAAAGAACATTCAGAATTATGTTGGTATTTAAATTGCATAACTCCTTTAGGCTGGTTAAATAAAATGACTCAGTTTAAAGACAAATCAATTAAACAAGAATCAATTGATACTGGTTTACTAGATTACCCAGTTTTAATGGCTGCAGACATTTTGCTCTATGATACTGACGAAGTCCCAGTAGGTGATGACCAAAAGCAACATGTAGAATTAACTAGGAATATTGCTGAAAGATTTAATCACATTTTTGGTGAAACATTTGTTATTCCAAAACCAATAATTGCAACCAACGGTGCTAGAATTATGGGTTTAGATAATCCGTTAAATAAAATGTCGAAGAGTAACGAACATGTTAAAGGGCATTCAATAACCTTACTTCAATCTGAAGATGAAATATTAACAACATTTAAAAGAGCACAAACTGATTCTTTTAATGAAATATTATTTTCAGATGATAAAGATAGAGCTGGAGTAAATAACTTATTACAAATTTTTAGTTCAATTTCAGGTTTAGACAAAAATGAAACTATTAATTATTTTTCAAAAGCAAGAGGTTATGGTGATTTAAAAATAGCTGTTGCAGAGTTAGTTATTAAGGAATTTAAACCTATTAAGGAAAAATTTAATTTGATTATTAATGATAAATCTGAACTTGAAAAACTAAGAAAATTTGGTGCTGAAAAGGCAAGTGAAATTGCTCATAAAAAAATACTTAATGTTAGATCTTGTATGGGTTTTGCATAA
- a CDS encoding four helix bundle protein: MRDNIVKNKSFLFAVRVVKLYQFLCKQKKEFVLSKQLLRSGTSVGAMVREAEHAETKNDFKHKMGIAQKEINETIYWLELLKDTDYLTQEQFESINNDAVEIIKLITSIIKSVKANINN, translated from the coding sequence ATGAGAGATAACATTGTAAAGAATAAGAGTTTTTTGTTTGCGGTGAGGGTGGTAAAACTCTATCAGTTTTTGTGTAAGCAGAAAAAGGAGTTTGTGCTTTCAAAACAACTACTTAGAAGTGGTACTTCTGTAGGTGCAATGGTTAGAGAGGCGGAACACGCAGAAACCAAAAACGATTTCAAGCATAAGATGGGTATAGCTCAAAAAGAAATTAACGAGACTATTTACTGGCTTGAACTTCTAAAAGATACTGATTACTTAACCCAAGAACAATTTGAAAGTATAAACAATGATGCTGTAGAAATTATCAAACTTATTACAAGTATAATTAAATCCGTTAAAGCAAACATTAACAATTAA
- a CDS encoding restriction endonuclease subunit S: MEGIDLENLPEGWRKGTLEDLYKFQYGIGNTNPNNGGQFSIYGAGGVIGGYDEYNSEDAPVIGHMGEYCGKVVFAFGKHFVTYNGVKCLAKHESLKWFSYLTLLSKDLMSNTRGSSQPFVSYDMLYEIETVLPNDEMAFNFDFLAKKIFTQINFKQLETQKLTELKDLLLSKLATIEN; the protein is encoded by the coding sequence GTGGAGGGAATTGATTTGGAGAATTTGCCTGAGGGGTGGAGAAAAGGAACACTTGAGGATTTATACAAATTCCAATATGGAATTGGGAATACCAATCCTAACAATGGTGGTCAGTTTTCAATTTATGGAGCTGGTGGTGTAATTGGTGGTTATGATGAATATAATAGTGAAGACGCACCAGTTATAGGTCACATGGGAGAATATTGCGGAAAGGTTGTTTTTGCATTTGGAAAACACTTCGTGACCTACAATGGTGTTAAATGTTTAGCAAAACATGAAAGTTTGAAATGGTTCTCATACTTGACATTATTATCAAAAGATTTGATGTCAAACACAAGAGGGAGTTCACAACCATTTGTTTCATATGATATGCTCTATGAAATTGAGACTGTTCTTCCAAATGATGAAATGGCTTTTAATTTTGATTTCTTAGCCAAGAAAATTTTCACGCAAATCAACTTCAAGCAATTAGAAACCCAAAAGCTAACGGAACTGAAAGATTTACTACTTTCCAAATTAGCGACAATAGAAAATTAA
- the ftsY gene encoding signal recognition particle-docking protein FtsY translates to MGFFDKIKKGVIDAVEETKVSLKETIDALRSDRLKEGLAKTREGIFEKLNLVLGTNRIIDDKVLDEIEEALLLADVGVPTTIKISDQVRFRCRNEGITDTDGLSILLQEEITNALIKSPSANNDKLFVIPNEKKPLVIIVVGVNGVGKTTTIGKLAFNYKNAGHKVIIGAADTFRAAANEQLEVWANRAGVDIVGQGQGADPAAVAYDTVKAAISRGSDVVIIDTAGRLHNKTNLMDELKKINRVIKKLKSEAPDEVFLVLDATTGQNAIQQAKEFMLATVVTGLVLTKLDGTAKGGVVIAIADTLSIPVRYIGVGEKIEDLQPFSAKEYAAALFEKK, encoded by the coding sequence ATGGGATTTTTTGATAAAATAAAGAAAGGAGTAATTGATGCAGTTGAAGAAACCAAGGTTTCATTAAAAGAAACAATTGATGCACTTAGATCAGATAGGTTAAAAGAAGGACTTGCAAAAACAAGGGAGGGAATTTTTGAAAAACTGAATTTAGTTTTAGGTACAAATAGAATAATAGATGATAAAGTTTTAGATGAAATTGAAGAGGCTTTATTGTTAGCTGATGTAGGAGTACCGACAACAATAAAAATTAGTGATCAAGTAAGATTTAGGTGTAGAAATGAAGGAATTACTGATACTGATGGATTATCAATTTTACTTCAAGAAGAAATTACGAATGCTTTAATCAAATCACCATCAGCGAATAATGATAAATTATTTGTAATACCAAATGAAAAAAAGCCACTAGTTATAATTGTTGTTGGAGTAAATGGAGTAGGTAAAACAACAACAATTGGCAAGTTGGCATTTAATTATAAAAATGCTGGTCATAAAGTTATAATTGGTGCTGCTGATACTTTTAGAGCAGCTGCTAATGAACAGTTAGAGGTTTGGGCTAATAGGGCTGGTGTTGATATAGTTGGTCAAGGTCAAGGGGCTGACCCTGCTGCCGTTGCTTACGATACAGTTAAAGCTGCAATTTCAAGGGGAAGTGATGTAGTTATAATTGATACTGCTGGTAGGCTTCATAACAAAACAAACTTGATGGATGAGTTAAAGAAAATTAATAGGGTGATAAAGAAATTAAAATCTGAAGCACCTGATGAAGTATTCTTAGTTTTAGACGCAACAACTGGCCAAAATGCAATTCAACAAGCAAAAGAATTTATGCTTGCAACTGTTGTTACAGGGTTAGTGTTAACAAAACTTGATGGAACTGCTAAAGGAGGTGTTGTAATTGCAATTGCAGATACTTTGTCAATACCTGTCAGATATATTGGAGTAGGTGAGAAGATTGAAGATTTGCAACCATTTTCTGCTAAAGAATATGCTGCAGCTTTATTTGAAAAAAAATGA
- a CDS encoding nucleotidyl transferase AbiEii/AbiGii toxin family protein, giving the protein MKLHENKTLFRQAIQFTADQMKIPAIYVEKDYWVTYALFTIFNNEIGKDTVFKGGTALSKCYNMIERFSEDIDLVVLRREGETDSKLKSKLKAVSTVVEAVLPEVPIDGVTHKMGMNRKTAHSYNKEFKGDYGQVRNVIILESTWLGYYEPYTTKSIVSFVGQMMLDNKQSDIAKENGLLPFNLLALEPIRTICEKIMSLVRFSYGENPMDDLKKKIRHTYDLHQLLKQDEFFKFFQSTAFDEMLLKVANDDVASFRNNNKWLNYHPSEALIFRDLENVWNELKTIYNGDFKNLVYGELPKEEAILKTLKMIQERMVGVQWLIVNDKWLK; this is encoded by the coding sequence ATGAAGCTGCACGAAAACAAAACCTTATTCAGACAAGCGATACAGTTTACAGCTGACCAAATGAAAATCCCTGCCATTTATGTAGAAAAAGACTATTGGGTTACATATGCTTTGTTTACCATTTTCAATAATGAAATTGGCAAAGACACGGTATTTAAAGGCGGAACGGCACTATCCAAATGTTACAATATGATAGAACGCTTTTCGGAAGATATTGATTTGGTAGTATTGAGACGAGAAGGAGAAACAGACAGCAAGTTAAAATCAAAATTAAAAGCAGTAAGCACAGTTGTAGAAGCCGTATTGCCCGAAGTACCTATCGATGGCGTTACCCATAAAATGGGGATGAATCGAAAAACGGCACATTCCTACAACAAAGAATTTAAAGGCGATTACGGCCAAGTAAGAAATGTTATCATTTTGGAATCAACTTGGTTGGGATATTACGAACCTTACACCACCAAAAGCATCGTTTCATTTGTTGGCCAAATGATGCTAGATAATAAGCAGTCTGATATTGCTAAAGAAAACGGACTACTTCCTTTTAACTTGTTGGCATTAGAACCAATAAGAACCATTTGCGAGAAAATAATGAGTTTGGTTCGTTTTTCTTATGGCGAAAATCCAATGGATGATTTAAAGAAAAAGATACGGCACACCTACGATTTACATCAGCTACTTAAACAAGATGAGTTCTTTAAATTCTTTCAATCAACGGCATTTGATGAAATGCTTTTAAAAGTAGCCAATGATGATGTTGCAAGTTTTAGAAACAATAATAAATGGCTAAATTATCATCCTAGTGAAGCACTTATTTTTAGAGACTTAGAAAATGTATGGAATGAGTTGAAAACTATTTACAACGGTGACTTCAAAAATTTGGTATATGGAGAATTACCAAAAGAAGAAGCCATTTTGAAAACATTAAAAATGATTCAAGAAAGAATGGTTGGTGTTCAATGGTTAATTGTTAATGATAAATGGTTAAAGTAA
- a CDS encoding DUF4263 domain-containing protein, protein MSRISQNTTSEEEIISNYKPNRLYWHEFEAGRFFQVVHEDEKGAVLKFAPRTMLKVVYITDQNDIEGFELIKVVHNKETERIKLSKFNFAQLKAFLSFISEIDLKGITEKRLKIIEDQELDADSIRSVKTLLSKKGGAELVEALINEGIISSKDIVNTAFRKRGLQIFSDLKNNSEYWKTYAEANGLKKHSEEKVWQYFFEKNQWIFGYGLDYRYQEILQREVHLSYAELDGSNTVIGDYLLGDNFFTTFVELKKPSTLLFANKGNRSNSWKLSNDLIESVSQILEHKASGLIRLDSPQYINGEPLTQKAHDSKVILIIGDWKELENSSNTLEKEIKKKTLELFRRDSRNVEILTFDELFERAKFIVEGAKQVNVITEPLELDDDLPF, encoded by the coding sequence ATGAGCCGGATTTCCCAAAATACAACTTCGGAAGAAGAGATAATTTCAAACTACAAACCCAATCGTTTATACTGGCACGAGTTTGAAGCAGGGCGATTCTTTCAAGTGGTACACGAAGATGAAAAAGGTGCTGTTTTAAAATTTGCTCCAAGAACGATGTTGAAAGTCGTTTACATAACAGACCAAAATGATATTGAAGGATTTGAGTTAATCAAAGTAGTTCACAACAAAGAAACTGAAAGAATCAAATTGAGTAAATTCAACTTTGCTCAATTAAAAGCATTCCTTTCTTTCATAAGCGAAATTGATTTAAAAGGAATTACTGAAAAGCGTCTGAAAATTATAGAAGACCAAGAATTAGATGCAGATTCTATACGTTCCGTTAAAACATTATTATCAAAAAAAGGCGGTGCTGAATTAGTTGAAGCTTTGATAAATGAAGGTATCATTTCATCAAAGGATATTGTAAACACAGCATTTAGAAAACGAGGACTTCAAATATTTTCAGACTTAAAAAACAATTCGGAATATTGGAAAACCTATGCCGAAGCAAACGGCTTGAAAAAACACAGTGAAGAAAAAGTTTGGCAATACTTTTTTGAAAAAAATCAGTGGATTTTTGGCTATGGTTTAGATTATCGCTATCAAGAAATTCTGCAAAGAGAAGTTCATCTTTCTTATGCAGAGTTAGACGGCTCAAATACCGTAATTGGAGATTATCTATTGGGTGATAACTTCTTTACAACCTTTGTTGAATTAAAGAAACCTTCTACCCTTTTGTTTGCGAACAAGGGAAACCGCTCCAACTCTTGGAAACTTTCAAACGACTTGATTGAATCTGTTTCTCAAATACTAGAACATAAAGCTTCGGGATTAATTCGTTTAGATAGTCCGCAATACATCAACGGAGAACCGTTAACGCAAAAAGCACACGATTCAAAAGTTATTTTAATAATTGGAGATTGGAAGGAACTTGAAAATTCCAGCAATACATTAGAAAAAGAGATAAAAAAGAAAACTTTGGAGCTATTCAGAAGGGACAGCAGAAATGTTGAAATATTAACATTTGACGAACTTTTTGAAAGAGCCAAATTTATTGTTGAGGGTGCAAAACAAGTAAACGTAATAACTGAACCGTTAGAATTAGATGATGATTTACCTTTTTAA
- the nirD gene encoding nitrite reductase small subunit NirD, which translates to MGIIKEVCLISDLKNRRGKKIVVEELDLEIAIFKTEKGIFSLSNICPHQHAHVISDGFVDEDNCVTCPLHNWTFNLEDGKVVGGVAAIKTYKTIIEGEKVLLELPDNETPLWMDF; encoded by the coding sequence ATGGGAATAATTAAAGAAGTTTGTTTGATTAGTGATTTAAAAAATAGACGAGGAAAAAAAATTGTTGTTGAAGAATTAGATTTAGAAATTGCGATTTTTAAAACTGAAAAAGGAATTTTTTCATTGTCAAATATATGCCCTCATCAACATGCTCATGTAATTTCAGATGGTTTTGTTGATGAAGATAATTGTGTTACTTGCCCTCTTCATAACTGGACTTTTAACCTAGAAGATGGCAAGGTTGTTGGGGGTGTAGCTGCCATAAAAACATATAAAACAATAATTGAGGGGGAAAAAGTACTTTTAGAGTTACCAGATAATGAAACTCCATTGTGGATGGATTTTTAA
- a CDS encoding transposase: MTEKGDPLENAVAERVNGIIKDEYLETYNIDNLNDAKELLKAVVDLYNNERPHMSIGNHTPNNIHHSKTNIKTDRLWKNYYRKKTTFVNTVQD, from the coding sequence ATGACAGAAAAAGGCGATCCATTAGAAAATGCAGTGGCAGAACGTGTAAATGGAATCATCAAAGATGAGTATTTAGAAACTTATAATATTGATAACTTAAATGATGCTAAGGAATTACTTAAAGCTGTAGTAGATTTGTATAACAATGAAAGACCACATATGAGTATTGGAAACCATACACCAAATAATATACATCATTCAAAAACAAATATAAAAACCGATAGATTATGGAAAAACTATTATCGAAAAAAAACTACATTTGTAAACACAGTTCAGGACTAA